Within Deinococcus planocerae, the genomic segment GGGGAAGAGGGCCTGGAAGCGCCGCGCCTGCATCTGGCAGTGGGTGGCCGCCGCGCGCGGAAAGAAGAACAGAACCACCCACCGCCCCCGCCACCGCGAGGGGCTCACGGGGCGCCCGCCCTCGTCCGTGGCCGTGAAGTCGGGGGCAAGGTCGCCGGTCTGAAGCGGTCTCACACCTGGGATCGTCATAGCAGGCGTCCATTGTGCGGCGCCCGGCCCCTCCGGTGAGCCGGAAAAGTTCACGGCGCGCGCGGCGGCACGGCTCAGGCGTGCTGCGGCCCGTAATCCTTTTCTACGCTCACGCGCGGCGGGCCGGGCAGCTCGACGCCTTCTTCGCCGCCGTCCACGAGGTCGGGGAGCAGGCCGTGCAGGCCCACCGTCAGCGTGCCGCCCTCGCCGGAGACCCCCGTCGCCGCCGGGTCGAGGACGACCGCCCAGCCGCCACTCGGCCACTCGACCCGCACCGTCACGGTGTCGCCCAGGGCCAGGGCCGCGACCTCGAGGTCGTCGAGACGAACGCGGACCCGGCCCGGAACGAAGCGCACCTTCACGGGACCACCTGGCAGCACAGCGGGCTCATGGGCCCATGCTAGCGGCGTGGAATGCTGGGGCATGGCGAAGATGAGCGTTCTGGTCCTGGGCGGCACACAATTCGTGGGACGGCACCTCGTGGAGGCCCTGCTCGCGGGCGGGCACCGGGTGAGCGTCCTGACACGCGGGCGCACCCCCGACGAACTGCCGGGCGAGGTCGAGCGGCTGCGCGGCGACCGCGACGAGGGGGAAGCGGGCCTCTCGGCCCTGGCAGGTCGGGAGTGGGACGCCTGCGTGGACGTGAGCGGCTACACGCCCCGGCAGGTGCGCGCGAGCGCCGGGGCGCTGCGGGACCGGGTGGGCCGTTACGTCTTCGTGAGCACCGTCAGCGTGTACGCCGAGCAGGCTCGCCACCCCATCCGCGAGGACGACCCGCTGCTCCCGGAGGCCGCCGAGAGCGTGACGGAAGTGACGGGCGAGACGTACGGCCCCCTCAAGGTGACCTGCGAGCGCATCGTGGGGGAGGTGCTTGGGGAGCGCGCGACCATCCTGCGCCCGCAGATTGTGGCGGGACCTTTTGACCCGACCGGGCGCTACACGTACTGGGTGGACCGGGTGGCCGCGGGGGGCGACTTCCTGGCTCCCGGCGACGGCTCGGACTTCTTACAGGTCATCGACGCCCGCGACCTCGCCCGCTTCACGGTGACGGTGCTGGAGGAGGGCGTGCCCGGCGTGTTCAACCTCTCCGGCCCCCGGTTGAGCTGGCGAGACTTCCTGGACACGGTGCGGGAGGCGACGGGCCCAGGCGCCACGCCCGTCTGGGTGGACGCGGCGACGCTGGAGGCGCACGGTCTCCGTTGGCATGACCTTCCCGCGTACGTTCCCGCGAACGGCGAGCAGGGCGGCGTGATGAACGTCTCGAACGACCGGGCGCGGGCGGCGGGCCTGACGCTCCAAGACCCCCTCACGACGGCGCGGGACACCCGGGCGTGGAGTGCGGACCACCCTCAGAAGGTCTTCCTGACCCGTGAGCGCGAGGCGGAGGTGCTGCGGGCGGTGGGAGAGGGCTGAGCGTTGGCTGGCAGAGGCGTGAAGGCGGGCTTGAGCAGCGCTGCACACGATCTTCGCAGGGCGCGCGAGGAACGTTGAAGTTCGGCGCCTAGCCTTCGGGCAGCAGGAAAGCCACAGGGGCCCACCTGAAACCGCACCGGAGGAACGACCATGAACAAGCTCGCCCAGACTGCCCTGATCCCCGCCGCCCTCGCCCTGACGCTGACCGGAGCCCTCGGCACGGCCTCGGCCCAGACGACCCCCCAGGCCCGCCCCAACGTCCTCTTCCTCGCCGACACGGGCCGCCCGGGCGCGGTGGACGTGTACGTGGACGGCACGCGGATCGAGGCGGGCGTGCAGGCGACCGACCGGCCCGGCACGCTCTTCCTGACGCCCGGCACGCACGTCGTCACCGTGAAGACCAACCGGGGCGGCGAGGTGCTGGCGACCACGACCGTGAACGTCCTCGGCAACACCCTCTACGCCCTGAGCCTCCAGAACGACGAGGACACGCCGGGCTACACCCTCGCTCTCGCCAGCGGCGCCGCCATGTCGAAGGTGGTGAACGGCGACTGAGCGCCTCCTCCGCCCCAGCCCCGTCCCCGCTCCCCCGGGGGCGGCGCTTTTCATGAGGGGGAGGGCCCACGCCGTCTTTAGCGGACCCGCGCGAACGCAAAACGGTGGGGCCCTAGCCTGACGGGCGAGGCCACAGACCCTTTCCCGGAGGCACCCCCCATGACCACACCCAAAACCGCCCGTCCCGCCCTCGCCCTGCTGGCCCTCGGCACCCTGGCCGTGGGTGCCCTGAGCGGGTGCGCGCCGGCCCAGACGGCCCAGCCTGTCCAGGTGCTCGCCGAGCCCTCCTCCCCCTACGCCGTTCGGGCGGACGCCGCCACCCTGGTGTACCGGTCGTTGACCGGGCGGGCGGGCGCCGTGGACGTGCTGCTCGACGGCACGCCGATCCTGCGGCAGGTGCGCCCCGACGTGCCGTACCGGGTGGTCGTGTTGCCTCCCGGGCGCCGCACCCTCAGCGTGCGCAACTCGTTGAGCGGCACCGTGCTGGAGGCGACCACCGTAGACCTCCAGGCGGGCGAGTCCTATGCCCTGGGCCTGAACGTGGACCCCACGACTCGCGAGTACGTCCTGATTCTCGGGCGGGGCGGCGAGGCCGTGTACGACCTGACGGGCGCCTCCTGAGGAATTCCGACTCAGAGGTGCCCTCCCCTCCAAACCGGCCCCCTCCCCCCGGAGCGGGGCCGCATTCGTGGCCGCGAGAAGGTAGGCCGGGCGGGAAAGGGGCAAAAAGGCCGGGTGGTATGCTGACCCCCGCTCGTTTCGAGGGGGAGGTGCGGCTTATCTCGCAGGAAATCTGGGCCGACGTGCTCGGGTACGTCCGCAAAAACATCACGGAAGTCGAGTACCACACCTGGTTCGCGCCCATGAAGAACCTGGGCGTTCAGGAGGGGTCGCTGGTGCTGGGCGTGCGCAACTCGTTCGCCCAGGACTTCGTGCGTCGGCAGTACCAGGGCCTCCTCGAAGACGCCCTGAGATCGCTCGGCGCCGAGCACCCCCAGGTGAGTTTCCAGGTGCTCCCCGCCGTGCAGGAGGCGATGATCCTCCCGCAGGACCCGCCGCCCCCCCCGCCGTCCGGGCCGCGCAAGCCGCCGCCGGGCGCCCCGCCCGCACCACCACCAGGCGAGAACCGCAAGACGCTCAACCCGAAGTACACCTTCGAGAACTTCGTGGTGGGCCCCAACAACAACCTCGCCCACGCGGCGGCGCTCGCGGTCGCGGAGTCGCCCGGCAAGGCGTACAATCCGCTTTTCATCTACGGGGACGTGGGGCTGGGCAAGACCCACCTGATGCACGCGGTGGGGCACTACATGGCCGAACGCTTTCCAGAGAAGCGCATCGAGTACGTCTCCACCGAGTCCTTTACGAACGACCTGATCAACGCGATCCGCGACGACCGGATGACCCAGTTCCGCAACCGTTACCGCTCGGTGGACCTGCTGCTGGTGGACGACATCCAATTCCTGGGGGGCAAGGAGCGCACCCAGGAGGAGTTCTTCCACACCTTCAACGCGCTGTACGAGAGCCACAAGCAGATCATCCTGAGTTCGGACCGCCCGCCCAAGGACATCGAGACGCTGGCCGGACGCCTGCGCAGCCGCTTCGAGTGGGGCCTGATCACCGACATCCAGACCCCCGAGTTCGAGACACGGGTGGCGATCCTGAAGATGAACGCCGAGCACAACCGCATCGACATTCCGCAGGAGGTGCTCGAACTCATCGCCCGGCAGGTCACGAGCAACATCCGCGAGCTGGAGGGCGCGCTGATGCGGGTGGTGGCCTTCGCCAGCCTCAACAACGTCCCCTTCTCCCGCGCGGTGGCCGCCCGCGCGCTGAGCAACGTCTTCACGCCGCACGAGGTCAAGATCGAGATGACGGACGTGCTGCGGCAGGTTGCCTCCCACTTCAACCTGCCCCCCGAGGTCATCCGGGGTTCGGGCCGCGTCCGCGAGGTCGTCGTGCCGCGCCA encodes:
- a CDS encoding SDR family oxidoreductase; translated protein: MAKMSVLVLGGTQFVGRHLVEALLAGGHRVSVLTRGRTPDELPGEVERLRGDRDEGEAGLSALAGREWDACVDVSGYTPRQVRASAGALRDRVGRYVFVSTVSVYAEQARHPIREDDPLLPEAAESVTEVTGETYGPLKVTCERIVGEVLGERATILRPQIVAGPFDPTGRYTYWVDRVAAGGDFLAPGDGSDFLQVIDARDLARFTVTVLEEGVPGVFNLSGPRLSWRDFLDTVREATGPGATPVWVDAATLEAHGLRWHDLPAYVPANGEQGGVMNVSNDRARAAGLTLQDPLTTARDTRAWSADHPQKVFLTREREAEVLRAVGEG
- a CDS encoding DUF4397 domain-containing protein, which gives rise to MNKLAQTALIPAALALTLTGALGTASAQTTPQARPNVLFLADTGRPGAVDVYVDGTRIEAGVQATDRPGTLFLTPGTHVVTVKTNRGGEVLATTTVNVLGNTLYALSLQNDEDTPGYTLALASGAAMSKVVNGD
- a CDS encoding DUF4397 domain-containing protein yields the protein MTTPKTARPALALLALGTLAVGALSGCAPAQTAQPVQVLAEPSSPYAVRADAATLVYRSLTGRAGAVDVLLDGTPILRQVRPDVPYRVVVLPPGRRTLSVRNSLSGTVLEATTVDLQAGESYALGLNVDPTTREYVLILGRGGEAVYDLTGAS
- the dnaA gene encoding chromosomal replication initiator protein DnaA — translated: MLTPARFEGEVRLISQEIWADVLGYVRKNITEVEYHTWFAPMKNLGVQEGSLVLGVRNSFAQDFVRRQYQGLLEDALRSLGAEHPQVSFQVLPAVQEAMILPQDPPPPPPSGPRKPPPGAPPAPPPGENRKTLNPKYTFENFVVGPNNNLAHAAALAVAESPGKAYNPLFIYGDVGLGKTHLMHAVGHYMAERFPEKRIEYVSTESFTNDLINAIRDDRMTQFRNRYRSVDLLLVDDIQFLGGKERTQEEFFHTFNALYESHKQIILSSDRPPKDIETLAGRLRSRFEWGLITDIQTPEFETRVAILKMNAEHNRIDIPQEVLELIARQVTSNIRELEGALMRVVAFASLNNVPFSRAVAARALSNVFTPHEVKIEMTDVLRQVASHFNLPPEVIRGSGRVREVVVPRQVAMYLTRELTSHSLPEIGQFFGRDHSTVMHAVSKVTEQVGRDEELTASLDTLRRQIKGVEDEEKDA